The region GCCGAAGGTGATTGctccggtggaggaggaaccggCCGCAGTGAAAAATGCACCGCATACGTTCGTCATACGGCGCGGGGAACGCTGCTCATCCGTCGGTCGCCTATCGCGCGACTTTCGCCGGATGATGGAACCGTTTACCGCTTCGAATCTGCGCGAACGGCGGATCAACAAGGTGAAGGATTTTGTGCAGCTTTCCGGCTTTTTCCACGTGTCGCACATGTGCGTCTTTTCGCTGACGCCGCAAACACTCTCGCTGAAGGTGATCCGCATGCCGAAAGGGCCCACGCTGACCTTCAAGGTGCACCAGTACTCGCTGGCGAAGGACGTGATCAGCAAAGCGCGAAAGCAGTACGTGGATGAGGACTGCTTCAAGACGGCGCCGCTCGTCATTCTGAACAGCTTCAGCGGTGAGGGGATGCACCTGAAGCTGATGGCCAGCACGTTTCAGAACATGTTCCCGCCGATCAACCTGTCGACGGTGAAGCTGTCCACGCTGAAACGGTGCGTGCTGCTGTCGTACAATCCGGTCAGCAAGTTGATCGATCTGCGCCACTATTCGGTAACGTTGGTTCCGGTGAATCTGAACCGTGGCGTTAAGAAGATCGTTACACGCAACATCCCGAATCTGGGGCGATTCGAGGACATTGCCGATTTTGTGGAAAAGTAAGTCTTTTTCATTCTGTTAGACttccgatcggtttgaaataCTCTTCCATTCACTCTCATAGGGGCCATTTATTGTCGGAATCGGAGCTTGATGACGAGGATGCGCATGTCGTTTTGCCGCAGAACTTGAAGCGCGGCAATCTGGCCGATAATCAGTCGTCGCTACGGTTGCACGAGATTGGACCGCGTATCACGATGCGCCTGATGAAGATCGAGGATGATCTGATGACGGGCGAAGTGCTGTATCACGATTACATCGCCAAGAGCGCGATCGAGGTGGAGGCGCTACGGAAGAAACGTGCCCAGCTGCGCAAACTGAAAGAGCAACGCAAGCAAAAGCAGGAAGACAaccagaaaaagaaggaacggCAAAAGGAGGAACATCGTGCGAAGACGTCGGGTCAGGCCGCAAAGGGCGCTACTGCCGGCCAGATCGGCGAAGCGGATAGACAGCTGTTGAAGGACGCCGAGGAAGCGGTTGGTGACATTTCTGACGAGGACGATCGGGATTACTATCGCGAGGAAATCGGTAACAATCCGGACGAGGAGCTGTTTGATTCGGCCCGTGGCGGCAACAGGAAGCGTCCCTTCATCCCGAAGGGATCGAACTATTCGCTGAAACCGAAGAAACCGCGAATGGATCGGCGCAAGGAATTCGAGGAAGATGATCGGCTCGCCCGGCAGGATAGTAAGAAACGAGGCGGAAAGGGAAACAACCAGAAGGGAGGCAAGTTTAATCGACGCAAGGGATCGACCACGCAGAACGACTACCAGGGTAAATCCAAGTACAGCCAAGGTGGTAGAAAGGGCGGCAAAGGTGGCAATGTGCGCAACGGTGGG is a window of Anopheles aquasalis chromosome 2, idAnoAquaMG_Q_19, whole genome shotgun sequence DNA encoding:
- the LOC126572295 gene encoding protein Peter pan; translated protein: MKKKGRKPRRKQNLPKVIAPVEEEPAAVKNAPHTFVIRRGERCSSVGRLSRDFRRMMEPFTASNLRERRINKVKDFVQLSGFFHVSHMCVFSLTPQTLSLKVIRMPKGPTLTFKVHQYSLAKDVISKARKQYVDEDCFKTAPLVILNSFSGEGMHLKLMASTFQNMFPPINLSTVKLSTLKRCVLLSYNPVSKLIDLRHYSVTLVPVNLNRGVKKIVTRNIPNLGRFEDIADFVEKGHLLSESELDDEDAHVVLPQNLKRGNLADNQSSLRLHEIGPRITMRLMKIEDDLMTGEVLYHDYIAKSAIEVEALRKKRAQLRKLKEQRKQKQEDNQKKKERQKEEHRAKTSGQAAKGATAGQIGEADRQLLKDAEEAVGDISDEDDRDYYREEIGNNPDEELFDSARGGNRKRPFIPKGSNYSLKPKKPRMDRRKEFEEDDRLARQDSKKRGGKGNNQKGGKFNRRKGSTTQNDYQGKSKYSQGGRKGGKGGNVRNGGPKSGKKFKSSKRK